A genomic region of Acipenser ruthenus chromosome 9, fAciRut3.2 maternal haplotype, whole genome shotgun sequence contains the following coding sequences:
- the LOC117405998 gene encoding LIM and senescent cell antigen-like-containing domain protein 1 isoform X6 has product MLGFAGMTGSNMANALANAICERCKSGFEPAEKIVNSNGELYHEQCFVCAQCFQQFPEGLFYEFEGRKYCEHDFQMLFAPCCHQCGEFIIGRVIKAMNNSWHPDCFCCDICQQVLADVGFVKNAGRHLCRPCHNREKARGLGKYICQKCHAIIDELPLIFKNDPYHPDHFNCTNCGKELTADARELKGELYCLPCHDKMGVPICGACRRPIEGRVVNAMGKQWHVEHFVCAKCEKPFLGHRHYERKGLAYCETHYNQLFGDVCYHCNRVIEGDVVSALNKAWCVNCFACSTCNTKLTLKDKFVEIDLKPVCKPCYERMPEELKRRLAKRERDSKEKKKKMPICL; this is encoded by the exons caacatGGCAAATGCTCTGGCAAATGCCATCTGTGAGCGCTGCAAGAGTGGCTTTGAACCGGCTGAGAAGATTGTGAACAGTAACGGCGAGCTGTACCATGAGCAGTGCTTCGTGTGCGCACAGTGTTTCCAGCAGTTCCCAGAGGGCCTCTTCTACGAG TTTGAAGGGAGAAAATACTGTGAGCATGATTTCCAGATGCTGTTTGCCCCCTGTTGCCATCAGTGTG GCGAGTTCATCATTGGTCGTGTGATAAAGGCGATGAACAATAGTTGGCATCCCGACTGCTTCTGCTGTGACATCTGCCAACAAGTCCTTGCTGACGTGGGCTTTGTGAAGAATGCTGGCAG ACACCTTTGTCGCCCTTGTCACAACCGTGAGAAAGCTAGAGGTCTGGGGAAGTACATCTGTCAGAAGTGTCACGCCATCATTGACGAGCTGCCTTTGATTTTCAAGAATGATCCGTACCACCCGGATCACTTCAACTGCACCAACTGCGG TAAGGAGCTGACTGCTGATGCTCGTGAACTAAAAGGGGAGTTGTATTGCCTGCCCTGCCATGACAAGATGGGAGTTCCCATTTGTGGTGCCTGCCGAAGACCCATTGAAGGGCGTGTGGTCAACGCCATGGGCAAGCAGTGGCACGTGGAG CATTTTGTGTGTGCTAAGTGTGAAAAGCCATTCCTTGGCCACCGTCACTATGAAAGGAAGGGATTGGCTTATTGTGAAACTCACTACAATCAG CTGTTTGGTGATGTTTGCTACCACTGCAACCGTGTGATTGAAGGAGATG ttGTATCTGCACTGAACAAGGCTTGGTGTGTAAACTGCTTTGCCTGTTCTACTTGCAACACCAAGCTGACACTCAA GGACAAATTCGTTGAGATTGATCTAAAGCCGGTCTGCAAGCCCTGCTATGAGAGAATGCCTGAGGAGCTAAAGCGTCGGCTGGCCAAACGCGAAAGAGActccaaagaaaagaaaaagaaaatgccaaTCTGTTTGTAa
- the LOC117405998 gene encoding LIM and senescent cell antigen-like-containing domain protein 1 isoform X5 — protein MNALRLKELSNSDLYRRRQDRPDSLGPGGLLKNRFSNMANALANAICERCKSGFEPAEKIVNSNGELYHEQCFVCAQCFQQFPEGLFYEFEGRKYCEHDFQMLFAPCCHQCGEFIIGRVIKAMNNSWHPDCFCCDICQQVLADVGFVKNAGRHLCRPCHNREKARGLGKYICQKCHAIIDELPLIFKNDPYHPDHFNCTNCGKELTADARELKGELYCLPCHDKMGVPICGACRRPIEGRVVNAMGKQWHVEHFVCAKCEKPFLGHRHYERKGLAYCETHYNQLFGDVCYHCNRVIEGDVVSALNKAWCVNCFACSTCNTKLTLKNKFVEFDMKPVCKKCYEKFPLELKKRLKKLAETVGRK, from the exons caacatGGCAAATGCTCTGGCAAATGCCATCTGTGAGCGCTGCAAGAGTGGCTTTGAACCGGCTGAGAAGATTGTGAACAGTAACGGCGAGCTGTACCATGAGCAGTGCTTCGTGTGCGCACAGTGTTTCCAGCAGTTCCCAGAGGGCCTCTTCTACGAG TTTGAAGGGAGAAAATACTGTGAGCATGATTTCCAGATGCTGTTTGCCCCCTGTTGCCATCAGTGTG GCGAGTTCATCATTGGTCGTGTGATAAAGGCGATGAACAATAGTTGGCATCCCGACTGCTTCTGCTGTGACATCTGCCAACAAGTCCTTGCTGACGTGGGCTTTGTGAAGAATGCTGGCAG ACACCTTTGTCGCCCTTGTCACAACCGTGAGAAAGCTAGAGGTCTGGGGAAGTACATCTGTCAGAAGTGTCACGCCATCATTGACGAGCTGCCTTTGATTTTCAAGAATGATCCGTACCACCCGGATCACTTCAACTGCACCAACTGCGG TAAGGAGCTGACTGCTGATGCTCGTGAACTAAAAGGGGAGTTGTATTGCCTGCCCTGCCATGACAAGATGGGAGTTCCCATTTGTGGTGCCTGCCGAAGACCCATTGAAGGGCGTGTGGTCAACGCCATGGGCAAGCAGTGGCACGTGGAG CATTTTGTGTGTGCTAAGTGTGAAAAGCCATTCCTTGGCCACCGTCACTATGAAAGGAAGGGATTGGCTTATTGTGAAACTCACTACAATCAG CTGTTTGGTGATGTTTGCTACCACTGCAACCGTGTGATTGAAGGAGATG ttGTATCTGCACTGAACAAGGCTTGGTGTGTAAACTGCTTTGCCTGTTCTACTTGCAACACCAAGCTGACACTCAA GAACAAGTTTGTGGAGTTTGACATGAAACCAGTCTGCAAGAAATGCTATGAGAAGTTCCCTCTGGAGCTGAAGAAAAGACTAAAGAAGCTGGCTGAAACTGTTGGACGTAAATAA
- the LOC117405998 gene encoding LIM and senescent cell antigen-like-containing domain protein 1 isoform X4: MNALRLKELSNSDLYRRRQDRPDSLGPGGLLKNRFSNMANALANAICERCKSGFEPAEKIVNSNGELYHEQCFVCAQCFQQFPEGLFYEFEGRKYCEHDFQMLFAPCCHQCGEFIIGRVIKAMNNSWHPDCFCCDICQQVLADVGFVKNAGRHLCRPCHNREKARGLGKYICQKCHAIIDELPLIFKNDPYHPDHFNCTNCGKELTADARELKGELYCLPCHDKMGVPICGACRRPIEGRVVNAMGKQWHVEHFVCAKCEKPFLGHRHYERKGLAYCETHYNQLFGDVCYHCNRVIEGDVVSALNKAWCVNCFACSTCNTKLTLKDKFVEIDLKPVCKPCYERMPEELKRRLAKRERDSKEKKKKMPICL, from the exons caacatGGCAAATGCTCTGGCAAATGCCATCTGTGAGCGCTGCAAGAGTGGCTTTGAACCGGCTGAGAAGATTGTGAACAGTAACGGCGAGCTGTACCATGAGCAGTGCTTCGTGTGCGCACAGTGTTTCCAGCAGTTCCCAGAGGGCCTCTTCTACGAG TTTGAAGGGAGAAAATACTGTGAGCATGATTTCCAGATGCTGTTTGCCCCCTGTTGCCATCAGTGTG GCGAGTTCATCATTGGTCGTGTGATAAAGGCGATGAACAATAGTTGGCATCCCGACTGCTTCTGCTGTGACATCTGCCAACAAGTCCTTGCTGACGTGGGCTTTGTGAAGAATGCTGGCAG ACACCTTTGTCGCCCTTGTCACAACCGTGAGAAAGCTAGAGGTCTGGGGAAGTACATCTGTCAGAAGTGTCACGCCATCATTGACGAGCTGCCTTTGATTTTCAAGAATGATCCGTACCACCCGGATCACTTCAACTGCACCAACTGCGG TAAGGAGCTGACTGCTGATGCTCGTGAACTAAAAGGGGAGTTGTATTGCCTGCCCTGCCATGACAAGATGGGAGTTCCCATTTGTGGTGCCTGCCGAAGACCCATTGAAGGGCGTGTGGTCAACGCCATGGGCAAGCAGTGGCACGTGGAG CATTTTGTGTGTGCTAAGTGTGAAAAGCCATTCCTTGGCCACCGTCACTATGAAAGGAAGGGATTGGCTTATTGTGAAACTCACTACAATCAG CTGTTTGGTGATGTTTGCTACCACTGCAACCGTGTGATTGAAGGAGATG ttGTATCTGCACTGAACAAGGCTTGGTGTGTAAACTGCTTTGCCTGTTCTACTTGCAACACCAAGCTGACACTCAA GGACAAATTCGTTGAGATTGATCTAAAGCCGGTCTGCAAGCCCTGCTATGAGAGAATGCCTGAGGAGCTAAAGCGTCGGCTGGCCAAACGCGAAAGAGActccaaagaaaagaaaaagaaaatgccaaTCTGTTTGTAa
- the LOC117405998 gene encoding LIM and senescent cell antigen-like-containing domain protein 1 isoform X7, producing MANALANAICERCKSGFEPAEKIVNSNGELYHEQCFVCAQCFQQFPEGLFYEFEGRKYCEHDFQMLFAPCCHQCGEFIIGRVIKAMNNSWHPDCFCCDICQQVLADVGFVKNAGRHLCRPCHNREKARGLGKYICQKCHAIIDELPLIFKNDPYHPDHFNCTNCGKELTADARELKGELYCLPCHDKMGVPICGACRRPIEGRVVNAMGKQWHVEHFVCAKCEKPFLGHRHYERKGLAYCETHYNQLFGDVCYHCNRVIEGDVVSALNKAWCVNCFACSTCNTKLTLKDKFVEIDLKPVCKPCYERMPEELKRRLAKRERDSKEKKKKMPICL from the exons atGGCAAATGCTCTGGCAAATGCCATCTGTGAGCGCTGCAAGAGTGGCTTTGAACCGGCTGAGAAGATTGTGAACAGTAACGGCGAGCTGTACCATGAGCAGTGCTTCGTGTGCGCACAGTGTTTCCAGCAGTTCCCAGAGGGCCTCTTCTACGAG TTTGAAGGGAGAAAATACTGTGAGCATGATTTCCAGATGCTGTTTGCCCCCTGTTGCCATCAGTGTG GCGAGTTCATCATTGGTCGTGTGATAAAGGCGATGAACAATAGTTGGCATCCCGACTGCTTCTGCTGTGACATCTGCCAACAAGTCCTTGCTGACGTGGGCTTTGTGAAGAATGCTGGCAG ACACCTTTGTCGCCCTTGTCACAACCGTGAGAAAGCTAGAGGTCTGGGGAAGTACATCTGTCAGAAGTGTCACGCCATCATTGACGAGCTGCCTTTGATTTTCAAGAATGATCCGTACCACCCGGATCACTTCAACTGCACCAACTGCGG TAAGGAGCTGACTGCTGATGCTCGTGAACTAAAAGGGGAGTTGTATTGCCTGCCCTGCCATGACAAGATGGGAGTTCCCATTTGTGGTGCCTGCCGAAGACCCATTGAAGGGCGTGTGGTCAACGCCATGGGCAAGCAGTGGCACGTGGAG CATTTTGTGTGTGCTAAGTGTGAAAAGCCATTCCTTGGCCACCGTCACTATGAAAGGAAGGGATTGGCTTATTGTGAAACTCACTACAATCAG CTGTTTGGTGATGTTTGCTACCACTGCAACCGTGTGATTGAAGGAGATG ttGTATCTGCACTGAACAAGGCTTGGTGTGTAAACTGCTTTGCCTGTTCTACTTGCAACACCAAGCTGACACTCAA GGACAAATTCGTTGAGATTGATCTAAAGCCGGTCTGCAAGCCCTGCTATGAGAGAATGCCTGAGGAGCTAAAGCGTCGGCTGGCCAAACGCGAAAGAGActccaaagaaaagaaaaagaaaatgccaaTCTGTTTGTAa